Within Deltaproteobacteria bacterium, the genomic segment AAGTCACCGGTCCAACTGGCAATTTTAGCCAGATAGGTGCGAAAAAAGGGGGTATAAAAGGCAAATAACTCAGGATTGGAAAACAGACTGTCGGTTTGGTACAGCTCCGGGCGGATTTCCTTGAGAACCATGAGCAGAATATTCTGCTGGTCGCTGTTTAACTGCACTATTCCCTGGGGCCAGGAGAGTACAGTCCAATATCCTGAAAGGGCCGCGAAAATCAGCAAAGCAATGCCATCCTGCTTAATACAGTTTTGGGCTTTGAGCATAAGTTTTACGATTTACTATTTTCTAAAGGCCACAGGTAGGTCTGGGGGGTCTTCCCCAGTAACACTTTCGACATATAAACACAGATTTTTGAGTTAAGCAATAGAATCTTTTCTTTATTCGAATGAGCCGGCTCAGTTGATTTGAACCGACAGGCCAATGTTCTCATGACTTGATCAGGGCCAACATGTCGCGCACCGCCTGCTCGATCCCGACCAACACCGCCCGGGCAATGATGCTGTGGCCGATGCTGTATTCCGAAAATTCCGGGCGGCCATGAAAGCGCTTGATATTGCGATAGTTGAGACCATGTCCGGCCTTGACCCGGAGGCCTAACTGCTGGGCTTTTTGGGCGGCATCGACCAATTCCTTAAATAGCTTTTCAGCCTCGGCTTCAGTTTTGGCTTCGGCATAGGTACCGGTATGGAGTTCGACGCAATCAGCACCGACCGCTTTCGCCGCCTCAATCTGGGCGATGTTGGGATCGACAAACAGGCTGACATAAATCCCGGCAGCGTGTAATTGTCTGATGCATTCTTGCAGATGGGCTTGGTTGCCGACGACGTCTAGACCGCCCTCGGTGGTCAGCTCCTGGCGTTTTTCCGGCACCAGGGTGACCAGGTCAGGCTTAACTTCGAGGGCGATCGCCAAGATCTCCGGGGTGGCTGCCATCTCCAGGTTAAGGCGGGTCTTAACTGTCTGGCGCAGCAGGCGCAGGTCGCGATCCTGGATATGACGCCGATCCTCCCGCAAATGGACAATAATCCCGTCGGCGCCGGCTATCTCCGCCAGAGCCGCAGCGGTAATCGGGTCAGGTTCATCAATCAGGCGCGCCTGGCGCAGGGTGGCAATATGATCGACATTCACTTCTAAGTGGGCCATAGTGGATCCTCCTGCAGTTGGGGATGGATGAGAGTCAGTAGTTCTCGGGTCTTGTCGGCCATCCGGGCCGCCTCCGCCTCAGTGGTTTCGTGGTCATAACCCAAAAGATGTAAAATACCATGGATCAGGTACAGGTCAAGCAGTTCATCAAAGGACCAGCCATATTGTTGGGCCTGTCTCTGGGTGGTTTCCAGCGAGATCACCACATCTCCCAGCAATTGGGGCTGGATGTGGGCAAAGGGGCCCCCTCGAAGGGGAAAGGCGATGACGTTAGTAGGACCAGGACGTCGGAAGGTGGCGCGATTGAGGCGGGCCATAGCCCGATCATTGATTAAGGTCAGACTCAATTCGGCCTCAGGAAATCCCAAGGCGTTTAAGATCTTCGCGATTTTTTTCTTGATTACCGTTAGGCTTATGGAGATCTTTCTTTGCCGGTTGTTTATCCAGATCTTCATGGGTTTTCTTTTTATCCAAGGCGATCTTTTCAGCTGGCGCGGGATAATCAATGCGTTGGTGGAAGATGCCGCTCAAGATCCTGATAAAGCACTTAGCAATCTGGTGCAAATCTTTCAGAGTCAGTTCACACTCATCCAGTTGGCCATCAGCAAAGACATTATTGATAATTTTTTGTACCAGGCCATTGATCCGGGCCGGGGTGGGATCCGTTAAGGTCTTGGAGGCGGCTTCCACCTGATCGGCCAAAAGCACCAGTCCGGCTTCTTTGGTCTGGGGACGAGGACCGGGGTAGCGGTAGTCTTCGATATTTACCTGCTGGGGATTGGCCGCCTGCTGCTTGGCTTTATTGTAAAAATAACTGATGAAACAGGTGCCATGGTGTTGACGGATGATATCTATGATCTTGTCCCCCACCTTGTTCTGCCGGGCCAATTCTACGCCATCTTTGACATGGGAAATGAGGATCAGGCTGCTCATGGAGGGAGCCAATTTTTCGTGTTTATTTTCTCCTCCCAGCTGGTTTTCAACGAAATAGGCCGGTTTTTTAATCTTGCCGATATCATGGTAATAAGCTGCGGCCTTGGCCAACAGGGGATTGGCCCCAATAGCTTCGGCCGCGGCTTCAACCATATTGCCGACTATAATGGAGTGGTGATAGGTGCCCGGGGCCGTCACCATAAGCTGCCGCAAGATCGGCGCTTCCAGGTTGCACAGTTCCAAGAGACGGATATCGGAGGTGAAATTAAATATCATTTCATTCACCGGCGTCAGCCCGGTAACCAGTATTCCAGTCAATATCCCACCGCCTAGGGCAAATACAGCGCCGCATAATAAATCTGTACCTCCGGGAGGAAAATCCATCAACTTCAGAGGCAACAGCATGGCCAGATTGGCCAGTCCCACGAACAACCCGGCCCGGGTCAGTGTCCCGCGATCACGACAGTGCTGTAAACTCCTGACGCCGACCAGGCCGCCGACGACAAAATAGATAAAAATGTCAAAGGGTCTCTGCAGGATCAGCCCGGTCATGATCGCGGCCAAAAAGGCCATACCGATGGTGACCTCTAAACCGATAAAAATTCGCGCCAACATCGGCACCAGCGCTACCGGCAGGAGAAAAACCATGTTCCGGGCGACCAGGGGACTTATTTCATTGAGAACTCCGGCCAGACTCACCAATCCCTGATTAAACAGGGATACGGCTAAGAGAATTGCCGCCAAAAATATTAATTCCTGTAAAGTCAGGGTAAACCTCTTAATATACAGACAGGCTAACCAGTACGAGACGCCAATAAGCAGGCCGATCATCAAAGCGGTGGCCAGAAAAGTTGTCAGCCATAACTCCTGCGGGAGCTCTTTATTCTGGGCTTGGAGCTTGATCAGCTGCGTGGGGGTAATGCGTTCCCCTTCCCGAACCAGCATCTCGCCTTTTTTAACTAGGAAGTAGACCGGCTGTAATTCTTCCAGATAAGCTAATTTGCGTTCCTCGGTCTCGGCCCGGTTAAGCATCAGATTGGGAATCAACAACGATTGGGCCAGTCCGCAGACTGCCTGACGTTGCTCGCGGGGCAGGTTTGTCGCCACCTGGAGGCAATATCGGTTAATTTGGTCTTTGGCCTTCTGCAGGTCTAGAAAACGCTCTGGATTGTCTTCTATCCACTCACTCCGGGAAGGCAAACTGCGGACCACGATGCCGCGGCCACGCTCCCCACCTAGAGTACCAAGGTCGGAGATAATGCCCTGGCTCATGATCTGGCCAACTTGCTGGCTGATTAGCTTTTCCAGATCAACAGAGAATTTAGCCTGGGCTAATTGATAAAAAGCCGGGTCAGGAATGGAAGTTCCCAATAAACGGTCAAATTCGGGCTTCTTTACTAAAAGCAACGCATAGATTCGATCGAAGGCGGATTCTTTGGATTCCTTTGCTCTGGTTAACCTGTTGTCGGTAGCCACCTGGTTCTGGACTTCCTGGTAACACTGCCGCATAAATTCAAAGGCCTCTTGGAGACGCTCCTGAATTTCCTGGCCTACCCGGACATCTAGATCATACACCGAGTGGACTTGCCGAAGGAGTTCTTTCCGACGTTGGGCGGTAGATTCATGATCCTCAACCAGGAAGTCAGCCGTGGCCTTTATATTTTCGGTGGCCACATCCCCTACCTTATAGGTTTTTGGAGAGGACTGGGTAAAGGGATGAATGATCAAGGCGGCCAGGAGGCTAAATACTACCAGTAGCAAAATTTTTACATGTTTCTCCTGGCTTTTGCTGAGCTTGCCTTTTTTGGCCCAGGATGTCCCCCAGGGGCACAGGACTTCCCTGAGGCGATGAACCCCGTTAATTTTTTGGCTCGATGCTTTATCCGGCATGTTCACTATCAACCCGCCGTGCAGAGGACGCTGGCCGAGGTTCCTTTTTTTTGCGGGTTTCGTAGGCTCGAATAATATCTAGAACTAGCGAGTGGCGGACTACATCCAATTCATCAAAATAAACAAAGGCAATGCCCTCGATGCCAGCCAATATATCTTGGGCCTCTACCAGGCCGGAGGTGGTTCCGGACGGCAGATCAATCTGGGTTATATCTCCGGTGATCACCGCCTTGGACCCAAATCCCAGTCGGGTCAGAAACATCATCATCTGTTCGGAAGTGGTATTCTGGGCCTCGTCCAGGATTACAAAGGAATCATTGAGAGTCCGACCGCGCATAAAGGCCAGGGGCGCCACCTCGATAACTCCATGGTGGATCAGGCGCGAGGCTTTTTCAAAATCCATCATATCATGCAGGGCGTCATAGAGAGGCCGAAGATAAGGGTTAACCTTTTCGTATAGATCGCCCGGCAGAAACCCCAGTTTCTCACCCGCCTCTACTGCCGGCCGGGCCAGGACGATGCGAATGACTTCGTTATTCATCAGGGCGGCTACGGCCATCGCCATGGCCAGATAGGTTTTGCCAGTGCCGGCCGGGCCAATGCCGAACACCAGATCATGGGTGCGGATAGCCTCGATATAGCGTTTCTGGTTAAGGCTTTTGGGAGTGATCCGCCGTTTCATGGCGGATATATAGATAGTATCCAGAAGAATATTTTTTAAGCGAGTATTTGGCTTCTGCTGGATAATCCGCAAGGCATACTGGACGTCCTGGGGGAAGACCTGATAGCCCCCCTGGATCAGATCATAGAGCTCTTCCAATACCCGGCAACCCAGTTGCACGTCATTTTGCTCTCCGATCAGGGTGACCCGGTTGCCGCGCACCTGGGTCTGGAGATGCAAAACCCGGTTGATAATTTTCAGGTTTTGGCCGTGCTCGCCAAACAATGCCCTGGCTGCTTCATTGTCTTCAAAGATCAATTTATGACTCTGATCAGAGGGCACAGTGGAAGATGAAGTCTTCAATCGGCCGATGGCTTAATCCCCATAATTTGCCCCCGAATAGTTCGCTGTCGAGGGCGATTGTCAAAATCCAGCAACACGATCTGTTGCCAGGTACCGAGCATCAGGCGGCCACCTTCAATGGGTATACTCAAAGAAGGTTTGAGCAGGGCCGCTCGGACATGGGAGTAACCGTTGCCATCCTGCCAGCGGCGGTCGTGTTCGTATTCAATATCTTGAGGCACCAGTCGTTCGATGGCCGCCCGGAGATCATTAACCGCTCCGCTTTCGTACTCTATAGTGGTCAAGGCGGCTGTAGAGCCTGAAATAAACAGAGTAAGCAAACCTTGTTCAAATTCTGACTGTAGGACTTTTTCGAATACAGCCGGAGTCAGATTAAGGATATCGGTTCCGGCCGTAGTTTCTATCTGTAAATCAAAAT encodes:
- a CDS encoding pyridoxine 5'-phosphate synthase, which produces MAHLEVNVDHIATLRQARLIDEPDPITAAALAEIAGADGIIVHLREDRRHIQDRDLRLLRQTVKTRLNLEMAATPEILAIALEVKPDLVTLVPEKRQELTTEGGLDVVGNQAHLQECIRQLHAAGIYVSLFVDPNIAQIEAAKAVGADCVELHTGTYAEAKTEAEAEKLFKELVDAAQKAQQLGLRVKAGHGLNYRNIKRFHGRPEFSEYSIGHSIIARAVLVGIEQAVRDMLALIKS
- the ybeY gene encoding rRNA maturation RNase YbeY, translated to MKIWINNRQRKISISLTVIKKKIAKILNALGFPEAELSLTLINDRAMARLNRATFRRPGPTNVIAFPLRGGPFAHIQPQLLGDVVISLETTQRQAQQYGWSFDELLDLYLIHGILHLLGYDHETTEAEAARMADKTRELLTLIHPQLQEDPLWPT
- a CDS encoding HDIG domain-containing protein; this encodes MPDKASSQKINGVHRLREVLCPWGTSWAKKGKLSKSQEKHVKILLLVVFSLLAALIIHPFTQSSPKTYKVGDVATENIKATADFLVEDHESTAQRRKELLRQVHSVYDLDVRVGQEIQERLQEAFEFMRQCYQEVQNQVATDNRLTRAKESKESAFDRIYALLLVKKPEFDRLLGTSIPDPAFYQLAQAKFSVDLEKLISQQVGQIMSQGIISDLGTLGGERGRGIVVRSLPSRSEWIEDNPERFLDLQKAKDQINRYCLQVATNLPREQRQAVCGLAQSLLIPNLMLNRAETEERKLAYLEELQPVYFLVKKGEMLVREGERITPTQLIKLQAQNKELPQELWLTTFLATALMIGLLIGVSYWLACLYIKRFTLTLQELIFLAAILLAVSLFNQGLVSLAGVLNEISPLVARNMVFLLPVALVPMLARIFIGLEVTIGMAFLAAIMTGLILQRPFDIFIYFVVGGLVGVRSLQHCRDRGTLTRAGLFVGLANLAMLLPLKLMDFPPGGTDLLCGAVFALGGGILTGILVTGLTPVNEMIFNFTSDIRLLELCNLEAPILRQLMVTAPGTYHHSIIVGNMVEAAAEAIGANPLLAKAAAYYHDIGKIKKPAYFVENQLGGENKHEKLAPSMSSLILISHVKDGVELARQNKVGDKIIDIIRQHHGTCFISYFYNKAKQQAANPQQVNIEDYRYPGPRPQTKEAGLVLLADQVEAASKTLTDPTPARINGLVQKIINNVFADGQLDECELTLKDLHQIAKCFIRILSGIFHQRIDYPAPAEKIALDKKKTHEDLDKQPAKKDLHKPNGNQEKNREDLKRLGIS
- a CDS encoding PhoH family protein encodes the protein MPSDQSHKLIFEDNEAARALFGEHGQNLKIINRVLHLQTQVRGNRVTLIGEQNDVQLGCRVLEELYDLIQGGYQVFPQDVQYALRIIQQKPNTRLKNILLDTIYISAMKRRITPKSLNQKRYIEAIRTHDLVFGIGPAGTGKTYLAMAMAVAALMNNEVIRIVLARPAVEAGEKLGFLPGDLYEKVNPYLRPLYDALHDMMDFEKASRLIHHGVIEVAPLAFMRGRTLNDSFVILDEAQNTTSEQMMMFLTRLGFGSKAVITGDITQIDLPSGTTSGLVEAQDILAGIEGIAFVYFDELDVVRHSLVLDIIRAYETRKKKEPRPASSARRVDSEHAG
- a CDS encoding YjbQ family protein, translating into MFNIENFDLQIETTAGTDILNLTPAVFEKVLQSEFEQGLLTLFISGSTAALTTIEYESGAVNDLRAAIERLVPQDIEYEHDRRWQDGNGYSHVRAALLKPSLSIPIEGGRLMLGTWQQIVLLDFDNRPRQRTIRGQIMGIKPSAD